From one Lysinibacillus sp. G4S2 genomic stretch:
- a CDS encoding ABC transporter permease → MVHLLKLEMKKFNLGWYVKGAIIANIILTAIVCFVIYIAQSEGDIPISTYQDVYVLIGVSVRATFIVFASVLIAKLVIEEYKNKTILILFSYPVSRKKLIASKLTLIAFITLITLMLSNIIVAGLFSIINSYFPIVPFTLTTNQFIGEVINMIPFAIASTGISLIPLYFGMRNHSVPATICSSLLVVAIACYYNPEIPLAAFIPLQIGLAAVGVIIAFRGIRNIENEDAM, encoded by the coding sequence ATGGTGCATTTACTAAAGCTGGAAATGAAGAAATTTAACTTAGGTTGGTATGTAAAAGGTGCGATTATCGCGAATATCATTTTAACAGCAATAGTATGTTTCGTTATTTACATTGCACAGAGCGAGGGGGATATACCCATTTCAACGTATCAAGATGTTTATGTACTGATTGGTGTAAGCGTGAGGGCAACGTTTATTGTATTTGCCTCTGTATTGATTGCGAAACTAGTCATTGAAGAATATAAAAATAAAACAATTTTGATTTTGTTCTCTTATCCTGTTAGTCGTAAGAAACTGATCGCTAGTAAACTGACACTGATAGCATTCATAACGTTAATTACTTTGATGTTGTCTAATATCATTGTTGCAGGTCTATTTTCAATCATCAATAGTTATTTTCCTATCGTTCCATTTACATTAACTACAAATCAGTTTATAGGTGAAGTCATAAACATGATTCCTTTTGCTATCGCCTCAACAGGAATAAGTTTAATTCCATTGTATTTTGGGATGCGTAACCATTCTGTTCCGGCCACTATTTGTTCTTCCCTACTCGTGGTGGCAATTGCTTGTTATTATAACCCAGAAATTCCATTGGCGGCCTTCATTCCACTACAAATAGGGCTTGCAGCAGTTGGAGTAATAATTGCATTTCGAGGTATTCGTAATATTGAAAACGAGGATGCGATGTAA
- a CDS encoding DUF3169 family protein codes for MKMLLIYFTVAVYGVYKWIINFNNLSDAANVLMTVNFISLVALIIAELHKRKIEIGLDMELNFDQEDLHLFQLERKAYTMTIYIQIAGCLSFIAILVGFLLFRDEYPEVVLASIVLMFFALIKSFPSEKIVNLTNPGFTLPNPQSKNYNKELLDQFDDGQKHLMFQGLYNLYQFTIWALVLLSFGLMYYSAFTGNSQLVSIVCIGILLMFIQISFTISLKPNKLKESGDV; via the coding sequence ATGAAAATGTTATTGATTTACTTTACAGTTGCTGTTTATGGAGTTTATAAATGGATTATAAATTTTAACAATCTATCAGATGCAGCGAATGTATTAATGACTGTAAATTTCATCAGCCTTGTTGCACTTATCATTGCCGAATTGCATAAGCGAAAAATAGAAATCGGATTGGATATGGAACTTAATTTTGATCAAGAGGACCTCCATTTGTTTCAGTTGGAAAGAAAAGCATATACAATGACTATCTATATACAAATTGCAGGTTGTCTATCATTTATAGCGATATTAGTCGGATTTTTATTATTTAGAGATGAATATCCAGAGGTCGTTTTGGCTAGTATCGTGCTGATGTTTTTTGCATTAATCAAGTCATTTCCTAGTGAAAAAATTGTCAACCTTACAAACCCGGGATTTACGTTACCTAATCCTCAATCAAAAAATTATAATAAAGAACTATTAGATCAGTTTGACGATGGACAAAAACATCTCATGTTCCAAGGACTTTATAATTTATATCAATTTACAATTTGGGCTTTAGTACTTTTATCATTTGGATTAATGTATTATTCTGCGTTTACAGGAAACTCGCAGTTAGTTAGTATCGTTTGTATTGGTATATTATTAATGTTTATTCAGATTAGTTTTACAATCAGTTTGAAACCAAACAAACTGAAAGAAAGTGGCGATGTTTAA
- a CDS encoding helix-turn-helix transcriptional regulator, which translates to MKNRLKELRARDGLNQTELAKRAKVSRQTVSLIERNEYMPSLLIAVKIAHVFQEPVENIFIFSEEEL; encoded by the coding sequence ATGAAAAATCGACTCAAAGAATTGCGAGCAAGGGATGGATTAAATCAAACTGAGTTGGCAAAAAGAGCAAAAGTTTCACGTCAAACAGTTAGTTTGATTGAAAGAAACGAATATATGCCATCTTTACTAATTGCGGTGAAGATTGCTCATGTATTTCAAGAGCCAGTAGAAAATATTTTTATTTTTAGTGAGGAGGAATTGTAA
- a CDS encoding DUF1697 domain-containing protein — protein sequence MTIYIALLRGINVGGHNKIIMAELRSSLEQLGLQNVKTYIQSGNILFESDETEETLQTKIHDKIKEDFGISSVVVIRTAEEIQRIVSQPPFSDKEITEAEQSCKGECLHVALLPTAPSKVNSDKFLSFANDRELSVINGRDVYLLFYDSIRNSKLGNNLKKLEIPATVRNWKTLMKLSSMVEEVKHMKSE from the coding sequence ATGACCATTTATATCGCATTACTTAGAGGAATTAATGTAGGCGGGCACAATAAAATAATCATGGCAGAATTAAGAAGTTCTCTGGAGCAATTAGGATTACAAAATGTGAAGACATATATTCAAAGTGGAAACATCCTTTTTGAATCAGACGAAACTGAGGAGACTTTGCAAACGAAAATTCACGATAAAATTAAAGAGGATTTTGGGATATCTAGTGTTGTTGTCATTCGGACAGCAGAGGAAATACAGCGGATTGTTAGTCAACCCCCTTTTTCAGATAAGGAGATTACAGAAGCGGAACAATCATGTAAAGGTGAATGTCTGCATGTTGCATTATTGCCGACAGCTCCTTCGAAGGTCAATAGTGACAAGTTTTTATCCTTTGCAAACGACAGAGAACTTAGTGTCATAAACGGAAGAGATGTGTATCTTTTATTCTATGACAGTATTCGAAATTCCAAACTGGGTAATAATCTAAAAAAACTTGAGATTCCAGCAACTGTCCGTAATTGGAAAACGCTCATGAAGCTTTCAAGTATGGTCGAAGAAGTCAAACATATGAAGAGTGAATAA
- a CDS encoding alpha/beta hydrolase, producing the protein MPKVNANGITIHYEIRGQGTPVLFLHGSGASWKMWEPQFEAFSSRYQMLMPDYRGHGDTTKEFPNNKYDHHIIVEDIKCFLDVLGISKIHIVGVSQGGQLATLLAIKYPTYVDKLVISNSFSEMPTIAASWVLSISNFIFSLLPYRIIINIMMKFYKDDPYTQRILRESFSIDKKMLLAMKKAPFPTHTDQLHRVKSPTLVMGGAGKVVTGVDEGKGSRTIYNHLQNAKLALFKDAFDPLSTMRRDIFNEMIMDYLEDKPLKHYKDVEIFKK; encoded by the coding sequence ATGCCAAAAGTTAATGCTAACGGAATCACTATCCATTACGAAATTAGAGGTCAAGGGACGCCCGTTTTGTTTTTGCACGGGAGCGGAGCATCATGGAAAATGTGGGAGCCTCAATTTGAAGCATTCTCTTCACGCTATCAAATGCTTATGCCCGATTATAGAGGACATGGTGATACAACAAAGGAATTCCCGAATAATAAATATGATCATCATATTATTGTGGAGGATATCAAATGTTTTTTAGATGTTCTTGGGATTAGCAAAATTCATATAGTCGGTGTTTCGCAAGGTGGACAATTGGCTACATTGCTTGCGATAAAATACCCAACATACGTTGATAAGCTCGTAATCTCTAATAGTTTTAGTGAGATGCCTACTATTGCGGCTAGCTGGGTGCTGTCCATATCAAATTTTATATTTAGTCTGCTTCCATACCGTATAATTATAAATATTATGATGAAGTTCTATAAGGATGATCCTTATACTCAGCGGATATTAAGGGAGTCTTTTTCAATTGATAAGAAGATGTTGCTTGCAATGAAAAAAGCACCATTTCCAACCCATACGGATCAATTGCATCGAGTAAAGTCGCCTACACTTGTAATGGGTGGTGCAGGGAAAGTTGTAACGGGCGTTGATGAAGGGAAAGGATCCCGAACTATTTATAACCATCTTCAAAATGCAAAGTTAGCACTATTCAAAGATGCATTCGATCCATTAAGTACGATGCGCCGAGATATTTTTAATGAGATGATTATGGACTATCTAGAGGATAAGCCTTTGAAGCACTATAAGGATGTAGAAATTTTCAAGAAATAA
- a CDS encoding cysteine hydrolase family protein produces MNQALLIIDAQQELMDGNEKERAVYNKEQLIRNINIVIEKARESNVPIVFVRDLDVAEGKSPGFEIHNGINVPKEAKIFDKTATNCFHGTGLLNDIRSQAIIHVVIMGCSTQHCIDSAVRTATINGLDVTLVGDGHSTVDSDVLSAEQIIKHHNNTLHGHYNVEHFSVVRNAEEDLFQPTHDSYR; encoded by the coding sequence TTGAATCAAGCATTACTAATTATCGATGCTCAACAAGAATTAATGGATGGCAATGAGAAAGAAAGGGCTGTTTATAATAAGGAACAGCTTATTAGAAATATTAATATAGTCATTGAAAAAGCAAGAGAATCCAATGTTCCAATAGTGTTTGTGAGGGATCTTGATGTTGCTGAAGGAAAAAGTCCAGGATTCGAAATTCATAATGGGATTAATGTACCAAAAGAAGCTAAGATATTCGATAAAACTGCAACAAATTGCTTTCATGGGACAGGACTTCTAAATGATATAAGGTCTCAAGCGATTATACATGTTGTGATTATGGGCTGTTCAACGCAACACTGTATCGATAGTGCAGTTAGAACAGCGACAATTAACGGTTTGGATGTCACGTTAGTTGGTGATGGGCATTCAACAGTGGACAGTGATGTATTAAGTGCTGAGCAAATAATAAAGCATCATAATAACACGCTTCATGGCCATTATAATGTTGAACACTTTTCTGTTGTTAGAAATGCAGAAGAAGACTTATTTCAACCTACTCATGATTCGTATAGATAA
- a CDS encoding DUF421 domain-containing protein translates to MNVSYSQIVVETVITFFVLLTLTRFLGKKQLSHLTFFNYVTGITIGSIAANMVVLDTGNYTKELTSLIVWCLLNTIIGYISLKSGKIRVILDGQPTIVIKKGKIDKEALAKTKINIDDLTMMIRQYQVFSITEIDYAILEPNGILSILKKPEYQGTQKIDLKILPQSPAFIPTEIIADGKLLKRNLLEIGKSKDWLNNELKKANIKSIDEVFYAEIQPNGEMFIQKK, encoded by the coding sequence TTGAACGTAAGTTATTCACAGATAGTTGTTGAAACCGTTATTACTTTTTTTGTGCTTCTTACACTTACAAGGTTTTTAGGTAAAAAACAGCTAAGTCACTTAACTTTCTTCAACTATGTAACTGGCATTACAATTGGTTCAATTGCAGCTAATATGGTTGTTTTGGATACAGGCAATTACACAAAAGAATTAACTAGCTTAATTGTATGGTGTTTGCTTAATACTATTATTGGTTACATTAGTCTTAAATCTGGAAAAATAAGAGTTATACTTGATGGTCAGCCAACAATTGTTATTAAAAAAGGGAAAATCGATAAAGAAGCTTTAGCAAAAACTAAAATTAATATCGATGATCTTACTATGATGATTAGACAGTATCAGGTTTTTTCAATTACAGAAATTGACTATGCTATCCTAGAACCAAATGGCATTCTTAGTATTCTTAAAAAGCCAGAATATCAAGGAACGCAGAAGATTGATTTAAAAATACTCCCACAAAGCCCAGCATTTATCCCTACTGAAATAATCGCAGACGGTAAATTACTAAAACGAAATTTATTAGAAATTGGAAAAAGTAAAGATTGGCTGAATAATGAATTAAAAAAAGCAAATATAAAATCAATAGATGAGGTTTTCTATGCAGAAATTCAACCTAACGGAGAAATGTTTATCCAAAAAAAATGA
- a CDS encoding class I SAM-dependent methyltransferase gives MNKGESSLTSLISAFSRAYHSQFDSPKIFDDYLAKDLITQKEFNDIQTNMVQGIQFFNKEIVEILNGNSEELLKWIVQIQLSPTPLARAAYCEKVLLNEVMLGLQQYVILGAGLDTFCLRHPEFENILEIFEVDHPATQEFKKKRLDEVDLKLPSNVHFVSMDFTKKFSYQNLLDSGFDNKKTFFSLLGVSYYLTKEETSSLIEHLFANLPPGSSIVMDYADENLFKEQGISNRVDNMVKMATASGEPMKSCFTYEEMEMMLEKSGLLIYEHLSPANINELYFDNRKDYLTAFETIHYVHAVKK, from the coding sequence ATGAACAAAGGTGAATCCAGTTTAACTTCATTAATCTCAGCATTTAGCAGAGCTTATCATAGCCAATTTGATAGCCCTAAAATTTTTGATGACTATCTAGCAAAAGATTTAATCACACAAAAAGAATTCAATGATATTCAAACAAATATGGTTCAAGGCATCCAATTTTTTAACAAAGAAATCGTAGAAATATTAAATGGAAATAGCGAAGAACTATTAAAATGGATTGTGCAAATTCAACTCTCCCCTACGCCATTGGCACGTGCAGCATATTGTGAAAAGGTTTTACTGAATGAAGTCATGTTAGGTTTACAACAATATGTCATACTCGGAGCAGGGTTAGATACGTTTTGCTTAAGACACCCGGAATTTGAAAACATTTTGGAAATCTTTGAAGTTGATCACCCTGCAACACAAGAATTTAAAAAGAAAAGATTAGACGAAGTTGATTTAAAGCTTCCTAGTAATGTACATTTCGTTTCGATGGATTTCACAAAAAAGTTTTCATATCAAAATCTTCTGGACAGCGGCTTTGACAATAAAAAAACGTTCTTTAGTCTACTAGGCGTTTCCTATTATTTAACGAAAGAGGAAACTTCAAGCTTGATTGAGCATTTGTTTGCAAATCTACCACCAGGAAGCTCCATAGTTATGGATTATGCAGATGAAAACTTATTTAAAGAACAAGGAATCTCTAATCGAGTGGACAACATGGTGAAAATGGCTACAGCGAGTGGTGAACCGATGAAATCGTGTTTTACTTATGAGGAAATGGAAATGATGTTAGAAAAATCAGGACTACTAATTTATGAGCATTTATCTCCAGCTAACATTAATGAGCTTTACTTTGACAATCGCAAAGATTATCTAACAGCCTTTGAAACGATTCATTACGTTCATGCTGTGAAAAAATGA
- a CDS encoding cupin — MKFFQFSKVNGKNISQFNSKFIMSRIINTEASASIGCMYLEENGIIGYHQAVVPQLLLIIEGEGFVRNELEQYFKVQPGDAVFWEKGEWHETKTTKGLTGIVIESEQLNPSAYMPLK; from the coding sequence ATGAAGTTTTTTCAATTTTCTAAAGTAAATGGTAAAAACATCTCACAGTTTAATTCAAAATTTATTATGTCTCGCATTATTAACACCGAAGCATCAGCTAGTATCGGTTGCATGTATTTAGAAGAAAACGGTATTATAGGCTATCATCAAGCTGTTGTTCCTCAACTGCTCTTAATTATAGAAGGCGAAGGATTTGTAAGAAATGAACTGGAGCAATATTTCAAAGTCCAGCCTGGAGATGCAGTTTTTTGGGAAAAAGGTGAATGGCATGAAACTAAAACGACCAAAGGATTAACTGGAATCGTGATAGAATCTGAACAGTTAAATCCGTCAGCTTATATGCCTTTAAAATAA
- a CDS encoding VOC family protein, translated as MSKPILKGVEAIFIPIKNPELSAKWYEEKLGFSLLYLEDDAAVMKIDEESQTVVCLVKAKNYTPLNFPDNYFGVGKFFNFISHDIEETYRSLIEKNVKVNEIDGEGETKFFTFYDPDGNPLGVCQ; from the coding sequence ATGAGTAAACCCATATTGAAAGGAGTAGAAGCAATATTTATTCCGATTAAAAACCCCGAATTATCTGCTAAATGGTATGAGGAGAAACTAGGATTTTCACTTCTTTACTTAGAAGATGATGCAGCGGTAATGAAAATTGATGAAGAATCTCAAACAGTTGTTTGTTTAGTAAAAGCAAAAAATTATACGCCACTAAATTTCCCAGACAATTATTTTGGTGTAGGCAAATTCTTTAATTTTATATCGCATGACATTGAAGAAACTTATCGATCGTTAATTGAAAAGAATGTAAAAGTTAATGAAATAGATGGAGAAGGAGAGACGAAATTTTTCACCTTTTATGATCCTGATGGAAATCCACTGGGAGTTTGTCAATAA
- a CDS encoding alpha/beta hydrolase, which produces MEQKQLTKLRPKGFFQWLLTGFSVVLTLLTAMIAYAIFNTTNILSVVGFLGTLALYTPWFLVILTFFIIVLVILASWKKAKIAQFISISLLLINAFLIIEPIIEMENYAKKENVQVSLYSHFFNNKTEISSTFTKDIVYGKTTDGVELKLDMWPANEKLKNTRTPAVIKVHGGGWVDGSKASTPFWNQWLSELGFTVFDIDYRMPPQAGWKDEVADVKSAIGWVVEHADTYKIDPEKINLMGDSAGGNLAMLAAYSMGDTTLPPSIDVPSVRINTVINFYGPSDMTKFHENNPSPGYVQNVMKEYIRGTPSQFPDRYQKLSPINYIGEHTPPTIMFLGTSDSLVPTEQATILDRELSMNNVSHEIYYLPKAEHVYDGVPGNLNTQITYEKLKVFLQKYNK; this is translated from the coding sequence ATGGAACAAAAACAATTAACCAAATTGCGACCTAAAGGTTTTTTTCAGTGGCTATTAACAGGCTTTTCAGTAGTACTAACACTTCTTACTGCCATGATTGCATATGCCATTTTTAATACAACTAATATTCTTAGTGTAGTTGGTTTCCTTGGAACGCTCGCATTGTACACTCCATGGTTTTTAGTAATACTAACATTTTTTATCATAGTGTTAGTAATACTTGCTTCATGGAAGAAAGCTAAAATCGCTCAATTCATTTCGATTTCATTATTGTTAATAAATGCATTTTTAATTATAGAGCCAATAATAGAAATGGAGAACTATGCTAAAAAAGAAAATGTTCAAGTTTCACTTTATTCTCACTTTTTTAACAACAAAACAGAAATATCATCAACGTTTACAAAAGATATCGTATATGGAAAAACTACAGATGGTGTTGAGTTAAAGCTTGATATGTGGCCCGCCAATGAAAAATTGAAAAACACACGTACCCCCGCTGTTATAAAGGTACATGGAGGCGGATGGGTTGATGGTAGTAAAGCGAGTACCCCTTTTTGGAATCAATGGTTAAGTGAATTAGGATTTACTGTTTTTGATATAGACTATCGCATGCCTCCTCAAGCAGGATGGAAAGATGAAGTAGCTGATGTGAAATCAGCAATAGGATGGGTAGTAGAACATGCGGATACTTACAAAATTGATCCTGAAAAAATTAACTTAATGGGTGATTCAGCAGGTGGAAATCTAGCTATGCTTGCTGCTTATAGTATGGGAGACACAACTTTACCACCGTCCATCGATGTACCTTCAGTACGTATTAATACCGTGATTAACTTTTACGGACCGTCAGATATGACAAAATTTCATGAGAATAACCCTAGTCCAGGCTATGTGCAAAATGTTATGAAAGAGTACATTAGGGGCACACCTTCACAATTTCCTGATCGTTATCAAAAGCTTTCTCCTATCAACTATATTGGAGAACACACACCACCTACCATTATGTTTTTAGGAACGAGCGATAGTCTTGTCCCAACAGAACAAGCTACAATATTGGACAGGGAACTTTCAATGAATAATGTTTCTCATGAGATCTATTATCTTCCGAAAGCTGAACATGTTTATGATGGAGTACCAGGTAATTTGAATACCCAAATTACTTACGAGAAGCTCAAGGTATTCCTTCAGAAATATAACAAATAA
- a CDS encoding ABC transporter permease — protein sequence MKTVFLLNLKSSMKDMYLLFWSILMPFAAIIALRIFLPSYSGDYVEGIIAVSVFFYSFMTTAFIALSQRKRGVYNLLHATPMPLWKYIVSVSSSWSVIAIILSYIVLLFALVINQLKFSFNVLFYMTPIILIASLSFVFLSFFISSLVKNEGHLSMTANVLMIPMLLCSNAFFTMEKAPNFIQYISLVNPFEWFLNGIKAAFLNNFSTWGESLLLLIGCLALTLIISLKTFKYSDQ from the coding sequence ATGAAAACTGTTTTTTTATTAAATTTAAAATCTAGCATGAAAGATATGTATTTACTATTTTGGTCAATTTTAATGCCATTCGCCGCTATTATTGCGTTAAGAATTTTTTTACCGAGCTATTCAGGAGATTATGTAGAAGGAATCATTGCTGTTAGTGTATTTTTTTATTCATTTATGACTACTGCTTTTATAGCGTTGTCTCAACGAAAACGAGGTGTTTATAATTTACTTCACGCAACACCTATGCCTTTGTGGAAATATATCGTCAGTGTTTCGAGTTCATGGTCTGTCATAGCTATTATCCTGTCATATATAGTGCTTTTATTTGCTTTAGTTATCAATCAATTGAAATTTTCCTTTAATGTTCTCTTTTATATGACACCAATTATTCTAATAGCTTCATTAAGTTTTGTATTTTTAAGCTTTTTTATTTCAAGTCTCGTGAAAAATGAAGGGCATTTGAGTATGACTGCGAATGTACTGATGATACCAATGCTGCTTTGTAGTAATGCATTTTTTACAATGGAAAAAGCGCCAAATTTTATCCAATATATAAGTCTAGTGAATCCATTTGAATGGTTTTTGAATGGCATAAAAGCCGCATTCCTAAATAATTTTAGTACATGGGGGGAATCTTTACTCCTCTTAATAGGATGCCTAGCTTTGACACTAATTATTTCCTTAAAAACCTTCAAGTATAGTGATCAATAA
- a CDS encoding ABC transporter ATP-binding protein, translating into MKRLLSANQLTKNYKARCVVDCINVDIKEGEIVALIGSNGAGKTTTISMLLGIVPPDSGTIEYWTSDYKKEIGTQLQSTPFFEGYSVEDNMKLFAAFYGISLTDKMIDDKLAAFDLLHVKKTPAIKLSLGQQKRLAIIVTTLHNPKLVILDEPSAGLDPRGQKEIQHIIKRLKESGVAVLFSSHDMLEVMNVADRILIMHHGKIMANGSPDGLIAQYQTQNLEDLFFELTK; encoded by the coding sequence ATGAAAAGGCTACTTAGTGCTAATCAATTAACGAAAAATTATAAGGCAAGATGTGTCGTTGATTGTATAAATGTTGATATTAAAGAAGGTGAGATAGTAGCTTTAATTGGCTCGAATGGTGCTGGGAAAACGACTACTATCAGTATGCTCCTTGGAATTGTTCCCCCAGACAGTGGAACAATTGAATATTGGACTTCTGATTACAAAAAGGAGATAGGTACGCAACTTCAATCAACACCATTTTTCGAAGGTTATTCCGTAGAAGATAATATGAAATTATTTGCTGCATTTTATGGGATTTCATTAACGGATAAGATGATTGATGACAAGCTCGCAGCCTTTGATTTACTACATGTTAAAAAAACGCCTGCCATCAAACTGTCATTAGGACAGCAAAAACGCTTAGCCATTATCGTGACTACTTTGCATAATCCAAAGCTAGTCATTTTGGATGAGCCTTCTGCAGGATTAGATCCGCGGGGGCAAAAGGAAATTCAACATATCATTAAGCGATTAAAAGAAAGTGGAGTTGCCGTGTTATTTTCTTCTCATGATATGTTGGAGGTTATGAATGTAGCTGACAGAATTTTGATTATGCATCACGGAAAAATAATGGCAAATGGTTCACCTGATGGATTAATAGCGCAATACCAAACTCAAAATTTAGAGGATTTATTTTTTGAATTAACAAAGTGA
- a CDS encoding PadR family transcriptional regulator, which yields MTRLLVLAMLGFKPMTGYDIKVMLELSDAERWGGVLIGSIYNALKKLEKDGYIEVASIESTGHRQKAIYQITEKGRAHEQELVIEALEKSSVVYPTTLYSGVSFAFKLPNDRAIEALEKQKKILEQEEKAINAGYEAKLIAMQGEIPALTQLAFDNMLEIVKVQSRFVNQAIEIMKKNDSLE from the coding sequence ATGACAAGGTTATTAGTTCTTGCTATGTTGGGGTTTAAACCAATGACTGGCTATGATATTAAAGTAATGCTTGAATTGAGTGATGCTGAACGATGGGGTGGTGTGCTAATAGGCTCTATCTACAATGCCCTAAAGAAGCTTGAAAAAGATGGCTATATAGAGGTGGCTAGTATTGAATCTACGGGTCATAGGCAAAAAGCAATTTACCAAATTACTGAAAAGGGTAGGGCACATGAACAAGAATTGGTTATCGAGGCCCTTGAAAAATCTTCTGTAGTTTATCCTACAACTTTGTATTCAGGCGTATCATTTGCATTTAAATTACCAAATGATAGAGCTATTGAAGCATTAGAAAAGCAAAAAAAGATTTTAGAACAAGAAGAAAAGGCTATAAATGCTGGTTATGAGGCAAAGCTGATTGCTATGCAAGGTGAAATACCAGCGTTAACACAACTAGCATTTGATAATATGCTAGAAATTGTAAAAGTACAATCAAGGTTTGTCAATCAAGCTATTGAAATTATGAAAAAAAATGACTCTCTCGAATGA
- a CDS encoding MBL fold metallo-hydrolase, translating to MHEDMNYGSDFKYIPATSIWSGDGIEVLPDLYQHTIQIVNIVLYGNPHKSEFVLVDAGMPKSAHNIISIAEKRFGSTSRPQALILTHGHFDHVGAIIDLIEHWGMPVYAHPLELPYLTGKKNYPEPDPIVNGGLLAKVSSIFPNEAINLGNNVEVLPADGSIPFMQGFRWIHTPGHTPGHISLFRDEDRALIVGDAFVTVKQESLYKVLLQKKEISGPPRYFTTDWQAAWDSVKKLEALKPSVAVTGHGLPMKGEELTKNLYKLTTEFEQIALPNHSKFLN from the coding sequence GTGCATGAAGATATGAACTATGGTAGCGACTTTAAATATATTCCAGCAACTTCAATTTGGAGCGGAGATGGTATTGAAGTATTACCTGATTTATACCAGCATACGATTCAAATTGTTAATATTGTGCTTTACGGTAATCCTCATAAAAGTGAATTTGTTTTAGTGGATGCTGGTATGCCAAAAAGTGCGCATAACATTATTTCAATAGCAGAGAAGAGGTTTGGATCAACTAGTCGTCCTCAAGCATTAATTTTGACTCATGGTCACTTTGATCATGTTGGGGCGATAATTGATTTAATTGAACACTGGGGTATGCCGGTTTATGCCCATCCTTTAGAATTACCTTATTTAACGGGTAAAAAAAATTATCCTGAACCTGATCCAATTGTAAATGGTGGCTTATTAGCAAAAGTGTCATCAATTTTCCCGAATGAAGCTATTAACTTAGGGAACAATGTTGAGGTGCTCCCGGCCGATGGTAGTATTCCTTTTATGCAAGGTTTTCGTTGGATTCATACTCCGGGTCATACGCCAGGGCATATATCTTTATTTCGTGATGAAGATCGAGCGTTAATTGTCGGAGATGCATTTGTTACGGTTAAACAAGAATCGCTCTATAAAGTGTTGTTACAAAAAAAGGAAATTAGTGGGCCGCCACGATATTTTACGACGGATTGGCAGGCTGCTTGGGATTCCGTAAAAAAATTAGAAGCACTAAAACCTTCAGTCGCTGTTACTGGACACGGATTACCAATGAAGGGAGAAGAACTTACAAAAAATTTGTATAAGCTAACAACTGAATTTGAGCAGATTGCTTTACCTAATCATAGTAAATTCCTGAATTAG